From a single Sporosarcina oncorhynchi genomic region:
- the hisS gene encoding histidine--tRNA ligase has translation MNFKVPRGTQDILPSESWKWQRVESIIRDVCDKYRYKEIRTPIFEQTELFQRTVGDTTDIVTKEMYTFTDRGNRSMTLRPEGTAPVVRSYVENKMFGYADQPVKLYYQGPMFRYERQQAGRYRQFVQFGVEAIGSADPAIDAEVISLAMELYKRVGLKDFKLVLNSLGDKESRTAHREALIAHFKPNIEELCGDCQARLDKNPLRILDCKVDREHPLMKSAPSLADFLNEESAAYFAQVKAYLDDVGITYELDPNLVRGLDYYNHTAFEIMSTASGFGAITTLCGGGRYNGLAEEIGGPASPGIGYGLSIERLLLAMDAEGVAFANDPELDVYIVTLEENAHRKGFKLLNELRSAGIRADMDYMDRKMKAQMKSADRFDAKAVIVIGEDEVEAGNVQLKNMADGSQEKVEDQNIVTTVQEKLK, from the coding sequence ATGAATTTTAAAGTGCCTAGAGGAACCCAAGATATTTTGCCGTCCGAATCATGGAAGTGGCAGCGTGTCGAGTCTATTATCCGTGACGTGTGTGATAAATACCGCTACAAAGAAATCCGGACACCGATTTTCGAACAGACAGAGTTGTTTCAACGAACAGTTGGTGATACTACTGATATCGTTACAAAAGAAATGTATACATTCACCGATCGCGGCAATCGTTCCATGACATTACGTCCTGAAGGAACAGCGCCAGTCGTCCGTTCGTACGTTGAAAACAAAATGTTCGGATATGCAGACCAGCCCGTCAAGTTATATTATCAAGGTCCGATGTTCCGTTATGAACGCCAACAAGCGGGTAGATACCGCCAGTTTGTTCAATTTGGTGTGGAAGCAATTGGCAGCGCTGACCCTGCAATCGATGCCGAAGTTATTTCACTTGCCATGGAACTGTATAAGCGCGTAGGATTGAAAGATTTTAAACTCGTCCTTAACTCCTTAGGTGATAAGGAATCCAGAACTGCTCACAGAGAAGCATTAATCGCACACTTTAAACCGAACATCGAAGAACTTTGCGGAGATTGCCAAGCACGTCTTGACAAGAATCCGCTCAGAATCCTGGATTGTAAAGTAGACCGGGAACACCCGCTCATGAAGTCTGCTCCATCACTGGCTGATTTTTTGAATGAAGAGTCCGCTGCATATTTTGCACAAGTGAAGGCTTATTTAGATGATGTCGGAATCACTTATGAGCTTGACCCGAATCTCGTCAGAGGACTGGATTACTATAACCACACGGCTTTTGAAATAATGAGTACAGCTAGCGGTTTTGGTGCTATAACAACTTTGTGTGGCGGTGGTCGGTACAATGGGTTAGCAGAAGAAATCGGGGGTCCTGCTTCACCGGGCATAGGATACGGTTTGAGCATCGAACGTTTGCTACTCGCTATGGATGCTGAAGGTGTTGCATTTGCAAATGATCCTGAACTCGATGTGTATATTGTCACTTTAGAAGAAAATGCACACCGCAAAGGCTTTAAGTTACTTAATGAACTACGCAGCGCAGGTATTAGAGCAGATATGGACTATATGGATCGCAAGATGAAGGCGCAAATGAAGTCAGCGGACCGATTTGATGCGAAAGCAGTTATCGTCATCGGCGAAGATGAAGTAGAAGCAGGAAATGTCCAGCTTAAAAATATGGCGGATGGCTCACAAGAAAAAGTGGAAGATCAGAATATCGTTACGACAGTACAAGAAAAGTTGAAATAA
- the aspS gene encoding aspartate--tRNA ligase — MQRTDYCGQLTEEAIGKSVTLKGWVQKRRDLGGLIFVDMRDRSGIVQIVFNPDLSKIALETAEKIRSEYVIEVQGKVVERQDNQKNDKVATGAIEVHVDTVEIINEAKTPPFMIEEDTDVNEELRLKYRYLDLRRPQLARVFKMRSDVTKTVRNFLDEEGFLEVETPILTKSTPEGARDYLVPSRVHEGEFYALPQSPQLFKQMLMVSGFDRYYQIARCFRDEDLRADRQPEFTQIDMEMSFMSIEEIIELNERLMKKVMKDVKGIDIETPFKRLPYDEAMGRFGSDKPDTRFGMELQNVSELVKDSSFKVFAGAVESGGQVKAINVEGNADNFSRKDIDALGEFAARHGAKGLAWLKVDAEGLKGPIAKFFEGEDATALMHALKAKDGDLLLFVADKKSVVADALGALRSKLGKDLGMIDETKFNFLWVTDWPLFEYDEEEGRFYAAHHPFTMPADVEQLESDPTAVKAQAYDLVLNGYELGGGSLRIYKRDIQEKMFKALGFTEEEAREQFGFLLDAFEYGTPPHGGIAFGLDRIVMLLSGSTNLRDTIAFPKTASASCLLTEAPSTVDTTQLNELGISINAK; from the coding sequence ATGCAACGGACAGATTATTGTGGGCAGTTAACTGAGGAAGCGATAGGCAAGTCAGTCACACTAAAAGGCTGGGTACAAAAAAGACGCGATTTAGGCGGTTTGATTTTCGTTGATATGCGTGACCGATCAGGAATTGTGCAGATAGTGTTCAATCCCGATCTTTCCAAAATAGCGTTGGAAACCGCAGAGAAAATCAGAAGCGAATACGTCATCGAAGTACAAGGGAAAGTTGTTGAACGTCAAGATAATCAGAAGAATGATAAAGTGGCGACAGGTGCAATTGAAGTACATGTCGACACAGTCGAGATTATTAACGAAGCAAAGACCCCACCTTTTATGATAGAGGAAGATACGGACGTCAATGAAGAGTTACGATTAAAATACCGGTACTTGGACTTACGTCGTCCTCAACTTGCCCGTGTATTCAAAATGCGTTCAGACGTAACAAAAACGGTCCGCAATTTCTTGGACGAAGAAGGTTTCCTTGAAGTGGAAACACCAATTCTGACTAAGTCTACACCCGAAGGGGCAAGAGACTATCTCGTGCCAAGCCGTGTGCATGAAGGTGAATTTTATGCTTTGCCTCAGTCTCCACAGTTATTTAAGCAGATGTTGATGGTATCCGGTTTCGACCGTTACTACCAGATTGCCCGCTGTTTCCGTGATGAAGATCTTCGAGCAGACCGTCAACCTGAATTCACTCAAATCGATATGGAAATGAGTTTCATGTCTATTGAAGAGATTATTGAATTGAATGAACGTCTTATGAAAAAAGTGATGAAAGACGTTAAAGGAATCGATATTGAAACGCCATTCAAACGGTTACCATACGATGAAGCGATGGGACGTTTCGGTTCTGATAAGCCGGATACACGTTTCGGTATGGAATTACAGAACGTATCAGAACTCGTCAAAGACAGTTCATTTAAGGTGTTTGCCGGAGCGGTTGAATCTGGCGGACAAGTGAAAGCCATCAACGTCGAAGGGAATGCTGACAACTTTTCCCGAAAAGATATTGACGCACTTGGCGAGTTCGCTGCCCGGCACGGAGCGAAAGGCCTTGCTTGGTTGAAAGTGGATGCTGAAGGATTGAAAGGTCCGATTGCTAAGTTTTTCGAAGGGGAAGATGCAACAGCTCTCATGCATGCTCTCAAAGCGAAAGATGGCGATTTGTTATTATTCGTTGCAGATAAGAAGTCGGTAGTTGCCGATGCATTAGGTGCGTTACGCTCGAAACTTGGTAAAGACCTTGGCATGATCGACGAAACAAAATTCAATTTCCTATGGGTAACAGATTGGCCGTTATTTGAATACGACGAAGAGGAAGGACGCTTCTACGCAGCACACCATCCATTCACAATGCCAGCGGATGTGGAGCAGCTTGAATCGGATCCGACTGCAGTCAAAGCGCAAGCCTACGATCTTGTATTGAATGGCTATGAACTCGGCGGTGGCTCGCTCCGTATTTATAAACGTGATATACAGGAAAAGATGTTTAAAGCACTTGGCTTTACGGAAGAAGAAGCACGTGAACAATTTGGCTTCCTGCTCGATGCATTCGAATACGGAACACCTCCTCACGGCGGTATCGCATTCGGACTCGATAGAATCGTCATGTTATTATCCGGTTCGACAAATTTACGCGATACAATCGCTTTTCCAAAGACAGCAAGCGCAAGTTGCCTGCTGACGGAAGCTCCAAGTACTGTAGATACTACTCAATTGAATGAGTTAGGCATTTCCATCAACGCGAAATAA
- a CDS encoding tRNA threonylcarbamoyladenosine dehydratase, with protein sequence MLHQFSRNELAIGKEGLHRMQNKTVAILGVGGVGSFAAEACARSGIGRIILVDKDTVDITNVNRQLVATLSTIGRSKVEVMKERIKDVNAECEVVELHMFYTEETSDTFFSYEPDYVIDASDTISYKIHLIKECLSRGVKIISSMGAANKLNPTRFQIADISKTHTDPIAKVIRLRLRKEGIKKGVPVVFSDESPIVIRKDVVDSVGNPDAQIRKAKMPPASNAFVPSVAGLVCASWVMNDIVKDLPIERVNDK encoded by the coding sequence GTGTTACATCAATTCTCTCGCAATGAACTCGCAATCGGTAAAGAAGGACTTCACCGGATGCAAAATAAAACAGTAGCTATACTCGGTGTTGGAGGAGTCGGTTCTTTCGCTGCAGAAGCATGTGCCCGCAGTGGCATCGGCAGAATCATCCTGGTCGATAAAGATACCGTCGATATTACAAACGTTAACCGCCAACTAGTCGCTACACTGTCAACAATCGGCCGATCCAAAGTCGAAGTGATGAAAGAGCGCATCAAAGACGTCAATGCAGAATGTGAAGTTGTTGAGCTTCATATGTTCTATACGGAAGAGACGAGCGACACGTTTTTCAGCTATGAACCTGATTATGTCATTGACGCTTCCGATACAATTAGCTACAAAATTCATCTCATCAAAGAATGCCTGTCCCGCGGTGTCAAAATCATTTCAAGCATGGGGGCTGCGAATAAACTAAATCCTACACGTTTCCAAATTGCAGACATTTCGAAAACTCATACTGATCCGATCGCTAAGGTCATTCGTTTGAGATTACGGAAAGAAGGCATTAAAAAGGGCGTACCTGTCGTGTTTTCTGACGAAAGCCCCATTGTAATCCGAAAAGATGTCGTCGATTCTGTAGGTAATCCCGATGCGCAAATCCGTAAAGCGAAAATGCCGCCTGCATCAAATGCTTTCGTTCCTTCAGTAGCAGGACTCGTCTGCGCAAGCTGGGTTATGAATGATATTGTAAAGGACTTGCCCATCGAAAGGGTAAATGATAAATAA
- a CDS encoding chemotaxis protein — MMHKQDGILLESGTNELEIVEFEMGGNRYGINVIKVKEIILPTPITFIPHAHPSIEGIIQLRGEVLPVIDMEKVMGLPKTLGKNDGKYIVAAFNKQEVVFHVHEVSQIHRVSWDQIEKPSDLYSNGSSQVIGVIKRENDMLLLLDFEKIVLEINPDSGIRVEEVKKLGPRERSDKRILIAEDSPLLRKLLNDTLTEAGYANLEFFENGKDALNYLENLVSLGKNVTKEVQLVITDIEMPQMDGHHFTKRIRENKDLAVLPVIIFSSLITNELKHKGMSVGADDQVSKPEIAELVLKMDNYIL; from the coding sequence ATGATGCATAAACAAGACGGTATCTTACTTGAAAGCGGAACAAATGAACTTGAAATTGTTGAATTTGAAATGGGCGGCAACCGATATGGCATAAACGTTATTAAAGTGAAAGAAATTATTTTACCGACACCAATTACATTTATTCCTCATGCACACCCATCCATAGAAGGAATTATTCAGTTGCGTGGAGAAGTTTTACCAGTCATTGATATGGAAAAAGTGATGGGGCTGCCTAAGACATTGGGTAAAAACGATGGAAAATACATCGTGGCCGCGTTCAACAAACAGGAAGTCGTTTTTCACGTTCATGAAGTGTCACAGATTCATCGGGTTTCCTGGGATCAAATCGAAAAACCGTCCGATCTATATTCTAACGGCTCATCACAAGTAATTGGCGTCATTAAACGTGAAAATGATATGCTTCTTTTACTTGATTTCGAAAAGATTGTTCTTGAAATCAATCCAGATAGTGGGATCAGAGTAGAAGAGGTTAAAAAACTAGGTCCACGTGAACGATCCGATAAACGCATTTTAATCGCGGAAGATTCTCCACTGTTGCGCAAACTGTTGAATGACACGCTTACAGAAGCGGGTTATGCCAACTTGGAGTTTTTTGAAAACGGCAAGGATGCACTAAATTATTTAGAAAACCTTGTTTCACTAGGTAAGAATGTAACTAAAGAAGTTCAATTGGTCATAACGGATATCGAAATGCCTCAAATGGATGGCCATCATTTTACAAAGCGTATTCGTGAAAACAAGGATCTTGCCGTATTGCCCGTCATTATCTTCTCTTCTTTAATTACTAATGAATTGAAGCATAAAGGGATGAGCGTCGGCGCAGACGATCAAGTAAGCAAGCCTGAAATCGCAGAACTCGTTTTGAAGATGGACAACTATATTCTCTAA
- a CDS encoding DUF5412 family protein — MEKLADTTKAFPLSAIFLLGVAVNTNAREPLETTQSPNSKIIIDFYTLNGGAATSISVVEIINGPLWFKKRIYYQDRMHKVDVVWINNHIIMINDNTLNLRKRGNLFELLTLCRIGGNSGISIVPLKGQIKKLGGD, encoded by the coding sequence ATGGAGAAGTTGGCTGACACTACTAAGGCATTCCCGCTTTCTGCAATTTTTTTGTTAGGGGTAGCCGTAAATACAAATGCGAGGGAACCCCTTGAAACAACACAATCACCTAACTCTAAAATCATCATCGACTTTTATACATTGAACGGCGGAGCGGCTACCTCTATTAGTGTGGTAGAAATTATAAATGGCCCGCTTTGGTTTAAGAAAAGGATTTATTATCAAGACCGGATGCACAAAGTTGATGTTGTATGGATAAACAACCATATAATCATGATTAACGATAATACCTTGAACTTAAGAAAAAGGGGAAACCTTTTCGAATTACTAACTCTTTGTAGAATCGGCGGCAATTCTGGAATAAGCATTGTGCCATTAAAGGGCCAGATTAAGAAATTAGGAGGTGATTGA
- a CDS encoding replication-associated recombination protein A has translation MHNEPLAFRMRPRHIDEIAGQQHIIGKDTALYRMITRGHVPSMLLYGEPGIGKTSLAYAIAGTSDLPFIALNATVSGKKDVEDVVAESRITGKVILFLDEIHRFNKLQQDTLLPHVEKGSIVLIGATTENPFHDVNPAIRSRCGEILQLKRLEQVDLIQLLHRALEDKERGLGKTDIHISEDQIEKIASGVNGDARKALTLLESIVSASDEEDGSVIIEDWLIDNLIGRIGLVGDKKGSHHYNLLSALQKSVRGSDVNAAIFYLANLLETGDLIAVNRRLLVMAYEDIGLAAPEVGPHVLAATDAAIRLGMPEARIPLANAVIEMCLASKSNSAYKAVDAAISAINAGKTGDIPLHLRDTHYAGSAELGHEGYQYPHATPIGSFGGWVNQQYLPDKIKDMEFFEPVLAGEEKKLAGIYERLKEFRKKK, from the coding sequence TTGCATAACGAACCATTGGCTTTCAGAATGAGACCAAGACATATAGATGAAATTGCTGGACAACAACATATAATCGGCAAAGATACTGCATTATACAGGATGATTACACGAGGGCATGTCCCTTCCATGCTGCTTTACGGTGAACCAGGAATCGGAAAGACCTCGCTTGCTTATGCGATAGCAGGTACAAGTGATTTACCTTTCATAGCACTGAATGCAACAGTTTCAGGAAAAAAAGATGTCGAGGATGTCGTTGCGGAGAGCAGAATAACCGGGAAAGTGATTCTTTTTCTCGATGAAATACACCGGTTCAATAAATTGCAGCAAGATACGTTGCTGCCACATGTTGAAAAAGGGTCCATCGTTTTAATCGGAGCAACAACTGAAAATCCGTTCCATGACGTTAATCCAGCGATTCGCTCACGTTGCGGGGAAATCCTTCAACTGAAAAGATTGGAGCAAGTCGATCTTATTCAACTTCTTCACAGGGCTTTAGAAGACAAGGAACGCGGACTCGGAAAAACGGATATACATATTTCAGAAGATCAGATTGAGAAAATCGCATCTGGTGTGAACGGTGATGCGCGAAAAGCGCTCACACTTCTCGAATCGATTGTCTCTGCAAGTGACGAGGAAGATGGATCCGTCATTATTGAAGATTGGTTAATTGATAATTTGATAGGCAGAATCGGACTCGTAGGCGATAAAAAAGGCTCACATCATTATAATCTGCTGTCCGCTTTACAGAAATCTGTTCGCGGAAGTGATGTGAATGCTGCCATTTTCTATTTGGCTAATCTTCTGGAGACAGGTGACCTCATCGCCGTGAACCGTCGTTTGCTCGTCATGGCGTATGAAGATATCGGATTGGCAGCGCCTGAAGTCGGTCCGCATGTGCTCGCGGCAACTGATGCAGCGATTCGACTCGGAATGCCTGAAGCGCGAATTCCATTAGCAAATGCTGTTATTGAAATGTGCCTTGCATCTAAATCGAATTCTGCTTACAAAGCTGTCGATGCTGCAATTAGTGCCATCAATGCAGGGAAAACAGGAGATATCCCCCTTCATTTAAGAGATACGCATTATGCAGGATCTGCTGAACTTGGACACGAAGGCTATCAATATCCACACGCCACACCGATAGGATCATTTGGCGGATGGGTAAATCAACAATATCTTCCGGATAAAATCAAGGACATGGAATTTTTTGAACCGGTACTTGCAGGTGAAGAAAAGAAGCTTGCCGGCATTTACGAACGGTTGAAAGAATTCCGCAAAAAGAAATAG
- the cymR gene encoding cysteine metabolism transcriptional regulator CymR, with protein MRISTKGRYGLTIIVELGKKYGEGPLALRKIADEKNLPEAYLEQLIPALRNSGIITSVRGAYGGYKLSKPPAEITAGDVIRLLEGPIQIVDGIDQADVPQKELWNRIGDAIRNVLDTTTIEDLVTSDLSDEPDGYMFYI; from the coding sequence ATGAGAATTTCAACTAAAGGACGCTACGGTTTGACGATTATCGTTGAACTCGGTAAGAAGTATGGGGAAGGTCCGCTAGCACTGCGTAAAATTGCAGATGAAAAAAATCTTCCGGAAGCCTATTTGGAACAACTGATCCCGGCTTTGCGTAACAGTGGGATTATCACAAGTGTGCGGGGCGCTTATGGAGGATATAAATTGTCCAAACCACCAGCAGAAATTACAGCAGGTGATGTTATCCGATTACTGGAAGGCCCCATCCAAATTGTCGATGGGATTGATCAAGCGGATGTACCACAAAAAGAACTGTGGAACCGGATCGGTGATGCAATACGCAATGTCCTCGACACAACTACAATAGAAGATCTCGTGACATCCGATTTATCCGACGAACCGGATGGATACATGTTTTATATTTGA
- a CDS encoding cysteine desulfurase family protein produces MEFIYLDHAATTPIHPKVSKVYKDVMDTVFGNPSSIHSFGRTSRKLIDDARKTIAAAINADPTEIIFTSGGTEADNIAVFGTASNMKEKGNHIITTTIEHHAVLHACKELEKNGFQVTYLPVDENGRITARQVAEALTEKTILVTIMYGNNEVGTVQPIKEIGELLIGHQAVFHSDAVQAFGIVDLDVNELQVDLLSTSAHKLNGPKGVGFLYQRKGVQTTPLSYGGEQERKRRAGTENVPAIASFAEAVTIAKAEMVGNGEKYVRFRQILRSVFDAQNISYEVNANDADTLPHVVNISFPGTDIESLLVNMDMAGIAVSSGSACTAGSLEPSHVLSAMYGKDSTKLRNSVRFSFGLGLEEDNVKQAALTTAEIIDRLVK; encoded by the coding sequence ATGGAATTTATCTATTTGGATCATGCAGCGACGACGCCGATTCATCCAAAAGTGAGTAAAGTATACAAAGATGTGATGGATACAGTATTTGGAAACCCGTCGAGCATACATTCTTTCGGTCGCACCTCCAGAAAACTGATTGATGATGCCCGTAAGACAATTGCCGCAGCCATCAATGCCGACCCGACAGAAATCATTTTTACATCGGGTGGTACGGAAGCGGATAATATTGCGGTGTTTGGAACCGCCAGCAATATGAAGGAAAAAGGGAATCATATTATTACGACGACAATAGAGCATCATGCAGTACTACATGCTTGCAAAGAGCTGGAAAAGAACGGTTTTCAAGTCACCTATCTTCCTGTTGATGAAAACGGTAGAATTACAGCCCGTCAAGTAGCTGAGGCGTTGACGGAAAAAACCATATTGGTCACAATCATGTATGGAAATAACGAAGTGGGCACGGTTCAGCCAATCAAAGAAATTGGAGAACTACTAATAGGGCATCAGGCGGTTTTTCATTCAGATGCCGTTCAAGCTTTTGGAATCGTTGACCTCGACGTGAACGAGCTTCAAGTAGACCTGTTAAGTACCTCCGCGCATAAATTAAACGGACCAAAAGGTGTTGGTTTTCTTTACCAACGTAAAGGTGTTCAAACGACCCCTCTTTCCTACGGAGGGGAGCAGGAGCGGAAACGTCGCGCTGGAACAGAAAATGTCCCGGCCATTGCAAGTTTTGCAGAAGCGGTTACGATCGCTAAAGCTGAAATGGTAGGTAATGGTGAGAAATACGTCAGGTTCAGACAGATTTTACGTTCGGTATTTGATGCCCAAAACATTTCTTACGAAGTGAATGCTAATGATGCGGACACACTGCCTCATGTTGTGAATATCAGTTTTCCAGGTACAGATATCGAATCGTTACTTGTGAATATGGATATGGCTGGAATTGCCGTGTCGAGCGGCTCTGCATGCACTGCAGGATCACTCGAACCTTCGCATGTTTTGTCGGCGATGTATGGTAAGGATTCCACCAAACTGCGGAATTCCGTCCGTTTTAGTTTCGGTCTTGGACTGGAAGAAGACAATGTGAAACAAGCAGCATTGACGACCGCAGAAATTATTGACAGACTCGTGAAATGA
- the mnmA gene encoding tRNA 2-thiouridine(34) synthase MnmA — protein sequence MRTTTKPIADTRVVVGMSGGVDSSVAALLLKEQGYDVIGIFMKNWDDTDEFGVCTATEDYEDVISVCNDIGIPYYAVNFEQQYWDKVFTYFLEEYKAGRTPNPDVMCNKEIKFKAFLDHAMSLGADFLATGHYAQVVETDDGVAMLRGKDENKDQTYFLNQLTQEQLQKVMFPIGRLDKSEVRKMAEQAGLTTAKKKDSTGICFIGERNFKEFLGQYLPAQPGHMKTMDGQTVGKHDGLMYYTIGQRHGLGIGGAGDPWFVIGKDLKDNNLLVGQGFHHDALYSDSLTAIDLSFATARKLPSEFSCTAKFRYRQPDTEVKVTLNEDGTADVIFAQPVRAITPGQAVVFYDGEECLGGGTIDKVIKNGIQLEYVG from the coding sequence ATGAGAACAACAACTAAACCGATTGCAGATACACGCGTAGTCGTCGGTATGTCAGGCGGCGTCGATTCATCTGTCGCTGCTTTACTTCTGAAAGAACAGGGATATGATGTTATCGGCATCTTCATGAAAAACTGGGATGACACAGACGAATTTGGCGTATGTACGGCAACAGAAGATTATGAGGACGTAATCAGCGTCTGTAATGATATAGGCATCCCCTATTATGCAGTCAATTTCGAACAGCAATATTGGGATAAAGTATTTACGTATTTCCTCGAAGAATATAAGGCGGGAAGAACACCGAATCCAGATGTCATGTGCAACAAGGAAATAAAATTCAAGGCATTCTTGGATCACGCGATGAGTCTAGGAGCAGATTTCCTGGCGACAGGCCATTATGCACAAGTCGTCGAAACAGATGATGGCGTTGCAATGCTAAGAGGAAAAGATGAAAATAAGGATCAGACCTACTTCCTTAATCAATTAACACAAGAACAACTACAGAAAGTCATGTTCCCGATTGGGAGACTCGACAAGTCGGAAGTTCGTAAAATGGCTGAACAAGCTGGTTTGACGACGGCGAAGAAGAAGGATTCTACTGGTATTTGCTTTATCGGTGAGAGAAACTTCAAGGAATTTCTCGGTCAGTACTTACCTGCGCAGCCGGGGCATATGAAAACGATGGATGGCCAAACGGTAGGCAAGCATGACGGGCTCATGTATTATACGATCGGTCAACGTCACGGACTCGGGATCGGTGGAGCGGGTGATCCATGGTTTGTCATCGGTAAAGACCTGAAAGATAATAATCTACTCGTAGGTCAAGGTTTCCATCACGATGCCTTGTATTCTGACAGTCTGACGGCCATTGACCTTAGCTTTGCGACTGCAAGAAAGCTCCCTTCGGAATTCTCATGTACAGCCAAATTCCGTTATCGCCAACCTGATACTGAAGTGAAGGTCACACTGAATGAAGACGGGACGGCGGATGTTATATTTGCGCAACCGGTACGAGCGATCACACCTGGACAAGCAGTTGTCTTTTACGACGGCGAAGAATGTCTTGGTGGCGGAACAATTGATAAGGTCATTAAAAATGGTATTCAACTAGAGTATGTAGGATGA